ACTCCTGGTTCTTGCAAATTACTTCCCAAACTGCCAATACTGAAACAAGCACAAAATCAATGTattgactaaataaatcaaaattacaGCAACTAAGTTTCCGATTTTGATACCTTATTCCATGGCCAGGACCACAGTTGATATTCTCAATCCACATGTTGGAACTTCCAGGGCCTAATGAGATGCAATCATCACCAGTGCCAATGTGAGAGTTAGTAATTGTAACACCTGAAGATGATTGCACATGAATTCCATCAGTGTTTGGGCTGTTTTCTGGAGCTGAAATCTTTACTCCCTCTAGCCTAGTGTTTTGGCAGCCGTCAAGGTTGATATGGAAAAATTGACTGTTTAACGAACTTAATCCACTGACCAAGACATTGTTTGAATTGTAGAATCCCAGTGACTGTAGCagcataaaaaagaagaaacaaattaagGGAAATGATTAGTCATACATTCTAATTCAACTGAACGGGGAATAAAATTTCACGGTACATGCTCATAACACATTGTGGTTTTTCAGTGCATAACACATACCTATTTGGCATTTGGTCAAAAAGGACGAAAACGAAGACATTTGATTTTGGAATCATCTAAAGCTCAAAATAGTACTTTTCTCTTTCGTGGATCTAATATAAAAACAACACGAAACTAGTTTTGTGTGGGATTATTTTGCTTGACAAATACTACAGCAGAATTAAAGTAATATTTTTAGTCTTGATTGCAGGTCAAGCGTTCAAACTCTGACACCTGCAATTTAATCTTGAGGGTGTTTTTAGTATTGTACCCCTTTAAAGTAGTTTAAATGTTGCCGATTcttgtaaggaaaaaaaaaaagcagtggAGACTATACAACCTACCCTTGCTCCTTTAGGGCAATTCTTGCCGGAGTTTTTGCAAGCCCAGAGACCAGTCCCTTGGCCATCAAGAGTTCCACCGTATATCGAAAGTCCATTAGTTCTTTCAAACGCGAGCCACTTACCAGTATCTCCAAGAACATTATAATCAGATGGAGCAACAAGGGTTCCATCAATGAGAATGGTTATAGCATTATTCTTGCAATTTTTGCCCGAAAATGATGCTCCACCAACCAAAAAACTTCCTCGTGGAACATAAATTGTTGCAGGCTCAACTGAGGCACAAGCTGCAGCCCATGCACTCAGAAAAGATTTCGTGGAATCACTTCTTCCGTCAGATTTCGCCCCGTAACTCTGCACATTGTACGTTACACTCTCAGCTGAtggcaagaggaagaaaaagaagagaaacggGGCAGCAAGAAATCTCATTTTGCTGTTCATTTTCTTATCAGGGGTGGCTACTAGAAACTGTAAAGGCTAAGGTTTTGCTGTAATAATCCGAGGGATGAGAAACTTGGAAAGCAGTGGGTGGTATTTATAGGCTTGGCGTGCATTTAGGGATCGAGCAAATCACTCCATGCTGccaataaatatatattttttcaacttcaatttcttgtgttAGTCAATGTGAGAAATGGCAGTTCAACTTTAACTAACAAAAACTGTACGAGTAAACGTGAaggacaagaagaagaagaagacggaAGAGAATTATCGGCTGAAGTTCTTATTATACATACATGGAAAGATGGAAGGACTAGTTCTGATTACAAAAATGGACGAAATATTCTGTGATCACACGGTTCGCTTTCGATTAATTGGGTAGCAAAAATTTCGTAATCTGGAAGCAAACATTCCCGTAAATTTCCATTAATTCCTCTTCTGTATCATTCCAATTCGTAATTTCTTGAGGATAGAGTAGCATGGATCAATGTACGCTATATCCTGAGGAAGAAGGCTTTATTTGTCTTTCTTCCTTTCAAAACATTGTTTCTGAGTAGTTTAGAAATAAACGTAATGAATTGAGCTAATCAATGAAAAACTAAACTACTTGCTCAACAAAAGGTTTTTTTAAGAATTGGTTAATAGTTTTTTTATGAGCACATTCCAAATTCAcgcaaaaatatttttgttataACTTGAACTTACTAGTAATTAGTTGGAATATTTTCAT
This region of Coffea arabica cultivar ET-39 chromosome 3c, Coffea Arabica ET-39 HiFi, whole genome shotgun sequence genomic DNA includes:
- the LOC113733744 gene encoding polygalacturonase-like, with protein sequence MNSKMRFLAAPFLFFFFLLPSAESVTYNVQSYGAKSDGRSDSTKSFLSAWAAACASVEPATIYVPRGSFLVGGASFSGKNCKNNAITILIDGTLVAPSDYNVLGDTGKWLAFERTNGLSIYGGTLDGQGTGLWACKNSGKNCPKGARSLGFYNSNNVLVSGLSSLNSQFFHINLDGCQNTRLEGVKISAPENSPNTDGIHVQSSSGVTITNSHIGTGDDCISLGPGSSNMWIENINCGPGHGISIGSLGSNLQEPGVKNVTVKTVTLSGTQNGLRIKTWAMPSNGFVTGVLFQHAVMVNVKNPIIIDQNYCPNRAKCPGQASGVRISDVTYQDVHGTSATEVAVNFDCSKRYPCSRIILEDVNLSYKDRPATASCVNAGGSSSGLVEPKACL